Below is a genomic region from Gemmatimonadota bacterium.
GGCGGCGAGTGTGGTGATGGTGAACATGTCAGACACGGGACGCTCCCGATGCAGCGTGAGCCTCGCCCCAGACCCGATCGCTCAGCTTATAGCCCTTGAGCTTTGCCAGCTGCACCGCCTGGCCCACGTGCAGTGCCAGGTGAACCGTCGCGTTGACGAAGTCCTCGTACACTGTCCAGTGGCGTCCATCAGGGTCGCGTGACGGCGCGGCGTAGTCTTCCGTGGTGAGCGAATCCATCGCAACGCGCACCTCATCGATGGCGCGCTCGAGCTCGTCCAGGATCTCGCGCTTGGTGAGCCGGCGCGATGCGTCGAACTCTTCGGGGCGATTGCGAACGTAGTCCGTACCCGCGATGTGCCGGCCGATGAAGTGTCTGAGGTTCCCCGCGCAGTGCAACGCCAGCACCGCGACAGGATTGACACCAGGTGCCGGTTGCCACCAGATGGAGTCGTCGTCGAACGGCTCTATCGCCGCCTGCATCATCAGTGGAAGCGCGCCCGTCAGCCGGGTGCGCAGCGCGGTGACCTGAAGGTCCTTGGGGAGAGGAGCTGCCATCGTCGTGTCAGATTTTGGAATGTCGAGCGCGGCTGCACTCGTGCTGTCAGGTCGCGGCAAAACACCTACGCGGGACCGGGCCATGTGAAACACGACAGTTCGGGGTCACGTTGCGTAACATCGAATCCGATACTTCTTTTGCAAAATCTTTCCCGGGCCGTTTCGAATCGATAAGCCCCGTCGATTCTGGTCGTACAAAGCGTACTCAACGCTGTCGAGCGAGTCATGCATATCAGGCATCATTTGATGTATGTTTGATACATATCTGCCTGGAGTGTCCCATATGCGCACGACCCTTAACCTGGACGACGACCTGATCGCTGAAGCCCAGCGCCTGGCCGGGATCACCGAGCGCACCGCTGTCATCCATGAAGGACTTCGGGCGCTCATCGAGCGTGAAAGCGCCCGCCGGCTGGCACGCCTTGGCGGCAGCGAGC
It encodes:
- a CDS encoding DinB family protein, producing the protein MAAPLPKDLQVTALRTRLTGALPLMMQAAIEPFDDDSIWWQPAPGVNPVAVLALHCAGNLRHFIGRHIAGTDYVRNRPEEFDASRRLTKREILDELERAIDEVRVAMDSLTTEDYAAPSRDPDGRHWTVYEDFVNATVHLALHVGQAVQLAKLKGYKLSDRVWGEAHAASGASRV
- a CDS encoding type II toxin-antitoxin system VapB family antitoxin — its product is MRTTLNLDDDLIAEAQRLAGITERTAVIHEGLRALIERESARRLARLGGSEPTLRSVPRRRSASA